The Streptomyces sp. HUAS MG91 sequence CTCTTCAGCGCGGCCAGGGAGTTCTGCACGATTCTGGCCTGCGCGCCGGCCGCCTTGACGGTCCGCGCGGCGTTCTCGCTGAGCACGTTGACGACGAGGTGCTCGGCCTTCGCGTCGTAGTAGCTGCCCGCCGCGTCCGCGCCGAGGTCCTTGTGCAGGGACGAGGCGAGGTTTCCGGCCTTGGCGACGGAGATGCTCTTCGGCGTCAGGTCCGGGGTGTCGGTGCTGGCGTTCGCAGTCTGGAAGGTGATGCCCGCGGCGGCCAGGGCGGCTATTCCCGCTCCGACCACGGCGACACGCCGCTTGGGTATGCGTCGGTGCTTCAACTCACGTCCTCCTGTGGGGGGTTGGGAACCAGGCCGACGTGGGGGACGGACCGGGTTCCGTGAGGCTGACGGGCCCACTATCCCGACCGTCACAGGGGACACACAAGGTCGACTTCAGGACGCTCGTACGTCAACCCACGTCCACACCTTCACCCTTATGTGCAGCACCCCTGTCGAGGTCGTCCACTCGCGATCCCCAAAGCAAACACTCCGTGCGCGCACACTTGGGCACAGGGTGAGGACTAGTCCTGTCCAGAAATCGCCCCGTCAGGGGGCGCGGGGAACTACGCGACCGGCCACCCACGCCCACACCCGGCACACCGCGGAAGCCCTACGGCGCGTCGCCCTCCTCGACGCGGGCCGCGGGCGTGGCCCGCTCCAGGAACCGCAGCAGCTCCACCGGAAACGGCAGCACCAGCGTCGAGTTCTTCTCGGCGGCGACCGCCACCACGGTCTGCAGCAGCCGGAGCTGAAGCGCGGCCGGAGTGTCCTCCATCTGCTGCGCGGCCTCGGCCAGCTTCTTGGACGCCTGCAACTCGGCGTCGGCGTTGATGACCCGGGCGCGCCGCTCCCGGTCGGCCTCGGCCTGCCGCGCCATCGACCGCTTCATGGTCTCGGGCAGCGACACGTCCTTGATCTCCACCCGGTCGATCTGCACGCCCCACCCGACGGCCGGGCTGTCGATCATCAACTCCAGCCCCTGGTTGAGCTGTTCGCGGTTGGAGAGCAGATCGTCGAGGTCGCTCTTGCCGATGATGGAGCGCAGTGACGTCTGCGCCATCTGGGAGACCGCGAACCGGTAGTCCTCGACCCGCACCACGGCCTCGGCCGGATCGACCACCTTGAAGTAGATGACGGCGTCCACCCGCACCGTGACGTTGTCCCGCGTGATGCCGTCCTGCGCGGGCACCGGCATGGTGATGATCTGCATGTTGACCTTACGGAGCCGGTCCACGCCCGGCACGATCATCGTGAGCCCGGGGCCGCGCACCGACGAGGTGAGCCGGCCGAGGCGGAACACCACCCCGCGCTCGTACTGTTTGACGACGCGGGCCGCCGCCGCGGCGTACACCGCTCCGGCACAGAGGACGGCCGCTCCGGCCGCCACCATTTCCTCGACCATCTCACGGCCCCCGGGGTCCGAAGTGGGCGCATCAGGCGCGCGGTTCGGGCGCGCCCTTCGACCGTAGCCCCGTGCGGGCCG is a genomic window containing:
- a CDS encoding slipin family protein; amino-acid sequence: MVEEMVAAGAAVLCAGAVYAAAAARVVKQYERGVVFRLGRLTSSVRGPGLTMIVPGVDRLRKVNMQIITMPVPAQDGITRDNVTVRVDAVIYFKVVDPAEAVVRVEDYRFAVSQMAQTSLRSIIGKSDLDDLLSNREQLNQGLELMIDSPAVGWGVQIDRVEIKDVSLPETMKRSMARQAEADRERRARVINADAELQASKKLAEAAQQMEDTPAALQLRLLQTVVAVAAEKNSTLVLPFPVELLRFLERATPAARVEEGDAP